The following proteins are encoded in a genomic region of Hippoglossus hippoglossus isolate fHipHip1 chromosome 3, fHipHip1.pri, whole genome shotgun sequence:
- the LOC117756097 gene encoding mortality factor 4-like protein 1 isoform X1: protein MAPKQEPKPKFQEGERVLCFHGPLLYEAKCVKISIKDKQIKYFIHYSGWNKNWDEWVPESRVLKYVDSNLAKQKELQKANQDHYVEGKMRGLAPSKKIAAVQQKNVDLKVKKAKQKTPGPGEGTSSGETLQGPRKKRARVDPTVESEEMFTNRVEVKVKIPEEMKPWLVDDWDLITRQKQLFHLPAKKNIETVLEDYANYKKSKGNSDNKEYAVSEVVAGIREYFNVMLGTQLLYKFERPQYAEILAEHPDMPMSQVYGAPHLLRLFVRIGAMLAYTPLDEKSLALLLSYLQDFLKLKKQCSHCCEVTVPQAALWCYWCIPSDICYCCMHVFISVSSATPVQSNAGPQGQHSTVNVFVSLSCVFVSICKKKKKVSTQSLSCFTLSSCSYPVDLFCVITVLSGFITNMEEQLTVASIHSSPLHHSTSDIKDFKDPRGTWFNIHLPRQEQRHPSFMHMCSAQEMYRLCHVKES, encoded by the exons ATGGCGCCAAAACAGGAGCCGAAACCCAAATTTCAAGAAG GTGAAAGAGTCCTGTGCTTTCATGGGCCATTGCTCTACGAGGCAAag TGTGTAAAGATCAGCATAAAGGATAAGCAGATTAAATACTTCATTCATTACAGCGGATGGAACAAAAA CTGGGATGAATGGGTTCCTGAAAGCAGAGTTCTCAAATATGTGGACAGCAACCTTGCGAAACAAAAAGAGCTTCAAAAGGCTAATCA GGACCACTATGTTGAGGGAAAGATGAGGGGTTTAGCACCAAGTAAGAAGATTGCTGCTGTGCAGCAGAAAAATGTTGATCT GAAAGTGAAAAAGGCAAAACAGAAGa ccCCAGGGCCGGGTGAAGGTACCAGCAGCGGAGAAACGCTGCAGGGACCACGGAAGAAGAGGGCTCGGGTCGATCCCACCGTGGAGAGT gaggaGATGTTCACCAACCGTGTGGAGGTAAAGGTGAAGATCCCTGAGGAGATGAAGCCCTGGTTGGTGGACGACTGGGACCTCATCACTCGACAGAAacag TTATTTCATTTGCCTGCTAAGAAGAATATAGAGACTGTCCTGGAGGACTATGCAAACTATAAGAAATCAAAAGGAAACTCCGACAACAA GGAGTATGCAGTAAGCGAAGTGGTGGCAGGAATTCGTGAGTACTTCAACGTAATGCTGGGCACACAGCTGCTTTACAAGTTCGAGAGGCCGCAGTATGCTGAGATCCTGGCTGAACACCCAGACATGCCAATGTCGCAGGTTTACGGAGCTCCACACTTGCTACGGCTATTTG TTCGTATCGGAGCCATGCTGGCCTACACTCCACTGGACGAGAAGAGCCTGGCTTTGCTGCTCAGTTACCTCCAAGATTTCCTCAA ACTCAAGAAACAATGTTCTCACTGTTGTGAAGTTACTGTTCCACAAGCAGCTCTTTGGTGTTATTGGTGCATTCCATCAGATATTTGTTATTGTTGCATGCATGTATTTATTAGTGTTTCTTCTGCCACACCGGTGCAATCAAATGCTGGACCACAAGGTCAACATTCAACAGTTAATGTTTTTGTATCTCtatcttgtgtatttgtatcgatttgtaaaaaaaaaaaaaaagtttctacACAATCTCTGtcttgttttactttgtccTCTTGTTCCTATCCTGTCGATTTATTTTGTGTCATCACTGTTCtctctggattcattacaaacaTGGAGGAACAGCTCACAGTGGCATCAATACACAGCTCACCACTGCACCACAGCACATCAGACATCAAAGACTTCAAAGACCCCCGTGGAACATGGTTTAATATTCATCTGCCAAGACAGGAGCAAAGACATCCATCTTTCATGCACATGTGTTCAGCTCAGGAAATGTATAGGTTGTGCCACGTGAAGGAGTCATAA
- the LOC117756097 gene encoding mortality factor 4-like protein 1 isoform X2 has product MGHCSTRQSWDEWVPESRVLKYVDSNLAKQKELQKANQDHYVEGKMRGLAPSKKIAAVQQKNVDLKVKKAKQKTPGPGEGTSSGETLQGPRKKRARVDPTVESEEMFTNRVEVKVKIPEEMKPWLVDDWDLITRQKQLFHLPAKKNIETVLEDYANYKKSKGNSDNKEYAVSEVVAGIREYFNVMLGTQLLYKFERPQYAEILAEHPDMPMSQVYGAPHLLRLFVRIGAMLAYTPLDEKSLALLLSYLQDFLKLKKQCSHCCEVTVPQAALWCYWCIPSDICYCCMHVFISVSSATPVQSNAGPQGQHSTVNVFVSLSCVFVSICKKKKKVSTQSLSCFTLSSCSYPVDLFCVITVLSGFITNMEEQLTVASIHSSPLHHSTSDIKDFKDPRGTWFNIHLPRQEQRHPSFMHMCSAQEMYRLCHVKES; this is encoded by the exons ATGGGCCATTGCTCTACGAGGCAAag CTGGGATGAATGGGTTCCTGAAAGCAGAGTTCTCAAATATGTGGACAGCAACCTTGCGAAACAAAAAGAGCTTCAAAAGGCTAATCA GGACCACTATGTTGAGGGAAAGATGAGGGGTTTAGCACCAAGTAAGAAGATTGCTGCTGTGCAGCAGAAAAATGTTGATCT GAAAGTGAAAAAGGCAAAACAGAAGa ccCCAGGGCCGGGTGAAGGTACCAGCAGCGGAGAAACGCTGCAGGGACCACGGAAGAAGAGGGCTCGGGTCGATCCCACCGTGGAGAGT gaggaGATGTTCACCAACCGTGTGGAGGTAAAGGTGAAGATCCCTGAGGAGATGAAGCCCTGGTTGGTGGACGACTGGGACCTCATCACTCGACAGAAacag TTATTTCATTTGCCTGCTAAGAAGAATATAGAGACTGTCCTGGAGGACTATGCAAACTATAAGAAATCAAAAGGAAACTCCGACAACAA GGAGTATGCAGTAAGCGAAGTGGTGGCAGGAATTCGTGAGTACTTCAACGTAATGCTGGGCACACAGCTGCTTTACAAGTTCGAGAGGCCGCAGTATGCTGAGATCCTGGCTGAACACCCAGACATGCCAATGTCGCAGGTTTACGGAGCTCCACACTTGCTACGGCTATTTG TTCGTATCGGAGCCATGCTGGCCTACACTCCACTGGACGAGAAGAGCCTGGCTTTGCTGCTCAGTTACCTCCAAGATTTCCTCAA ACTCAAGAAACAATGTTCTCACTGTTGTGAAGTTACTGTTCCACAAGCAGCTCTTTGGTGTTATTGGTGCATTCCATCAGATATTTGTTATTGTTGCATGCATGTATTTATTAGTGTTTCTTCTGCCACACCGGTGCAATCAAATGCTGGACCACAAGGTCAACATTCAACAGTTAATGTTTTTGTATCTCtatcttgtgtatttgtatcgatttgtaaaaaaaaaaaaaaagtttctacACAATCTCTGtcttgttttactttgtccTCTTGTTCCTATCCTGTCGATTTATTTTGTGTCATCACTGTTCtctctggattcattacaaacaTGGAGGAACAGCTCACAGTGGCATCAATACACAGCTCACCACTGCACCACAGCACATCAGACATCAAAGACTTCAAAGACCCCCGTGGAACATGGTTTAATATTCATCTGCCAAGACAGGAGCAAAGACATCCATCTTTCATGCACATGTGTTCAGCTCAGGAAATGTATAGGTTGTGCCACGTGAAGGAGTCATAA
- the LOC117756097 gene encoding mortality factor 4-like protein 1 isoform X3, translated as MAPKQEPKPKFQEGERVLCFHGPLLYEAKCVKISIKDKQIKYFIHYSGWNKNWDEWVPESRVLKYVDSNLAKQKELQKANQDHYVEGKMRGLAPSKKIAAVQQKNVDLKVKKAKQKTPGPGEGTSSGETLQGPRKKRARVDPTVESEEMFTNRVEVKVKIPEEMKPWLVDDWDLITRQKQLFHLPAKKNIETVLEDYANYKKSKGNSDNKEYAVSEVVAGIREYFNVMLGTQLLYKFERPQYAEILAEHPDMPMSQVYGAPHLLRLFVRIGAMLAYTPLDEKSLALLLSYLQDFLKYLVKNSSTLFIASDYEVAPPEYHRKAV; from the exons ATGGCGCCAAAACAGGAGCCGAAACCCAAATTTCAAGAAG GTGAAAGAGTCCTGTGCTTTCATGGGCCATTGCTCTACGAGGCAAag TGTGTAAAGATCAGCATAAAGGATAAGCAGATTAAATACTTCATTCATTACAGCGGATGGAACAAAAA CTGGGATGAATGGGTTCCTGAAAGCAGAGTTCTCAAATATGTGGACAGCAACCTTGCGAAACAAAAAGAGCTTCAAAAGGCTAATCA GGACCACTATGTTGAGGGAAAGATGAGGGGTTTAGCACCAAGTAAGAAGATTGCTGCTGTGCAGCAGAAAAATGTTGATCT GAAAGTGAAAAAGGCAAAACAGAAGa ccCCAGGGCCGGGTGAAGGTACCAGCAGCGGAGAAACGCTGCAGGGACCACGGAAGAAGAGGGCTCGGGTCGATCCCACCGTGGAGAGT gaggaGATGTTCACCAACCGTGTGGAGGTAAAGGTGAAGATCCCTGAGGAGATGAAGCCCTGGTTGGTGGACGACTGGGACCTCATCACTCGACAGAAacag TTATTTCATTTGCCTGCTAAGAAGAATATAGAGACTGTCCTGGAGGACTATGCAAACTATAAGAAATCAAAAGGAAACTCCGACAACAA GGAGTATGCAGTAAGCGAAGTGGTGGCAGGAATTCGTGAGTACTTCAACGTAATGCTGGGCACACAGCTGCTTTACAAGTTCGAGAGGCCGCAGTATGCTGAGATCCTGGCTGAACACCCAGACATGCCAATGTCGCAGGTTTACGGAGCTCCACACTTGCTACGGCTATTTG TTCGTATCGGAGCCATGCTGGCCTACACTCCACTGGACGAGAAGAGCCTGGCTTTGCTGCTCAGTTACCTCCAAGATTTCCTCAA GTACCTGGTGAAGAATTCATCTACCCTGTTCATTGCCAGTGACTACGAGGTCGCACCCCCAGAGTACCACCGCAAGGCAGTTTGA
- the LOC117756139 gene encoding relaxin-3 receptor 1 yields MGEENESVSLNRSLADRDRFSNLEDIDVSADGSPVLRFLICLVYSVVCAAGLVGNLLVLFFIRVKKERKMSSVNFFVLNLAVTDLQFVLTLPFWAVDTALDFSWPFGDAMCKIILSITVMNMYASVFCLTAMSVTRYWSVASALKNRTPQKSCSAKWVCALIWTLATLATTPTSIFSTVSNVTGEKLCLLRFPGGQYWLAVYHIQKILVGFVLPMSIVSISYIMLLRFIRNRSMKTSNPKRRSQVTRSITIVVLSFFLCWMPNHAITLWSVLVKLNVANWDSAYYIVHTYVFPLTVCLAHTNSCLNPIIYCLMRKEFRNKLRDLIHRG; encoded by the coding sequence ATGGGGGAGGAAAACGAAAGCGTGTCCTTGAACAGGTCACTGGCGGACCGGGACCGATTCAGCAACCTGGAGGACATCGACGTGTCAGCGGACGGGAGCCCGGTGCTGAGATTCCTCATCTGCCTGGTGTACTCAGTGGTGTGCGCCGCGGGGCTGGTGGGGAACCTGCTGgtcctcttcttcatcagggtgaaaaaggagaggaagatgtCCAGCGTGAACTTCTTCGTGCTCAACTTGGCGGTGACGGACCTGCAGTTTGTCCTCACGCTGCCCTTCTGGGCCGTGGACACCGCGCTGGACTTCAGCTGGCCGTTTGGAGACGCCATGTGCAAAATCATCCTCTCCATCACCGTGATGAACATGTACGCGAGCGTGTTCTGTCTCACCGCCATGAGCGTGACCCGCTACTGGTCGGTGGCCTCTGCCCTGAAGAACAGGACCCCGCAGAAGTCCTGTTCCGCCAAATGGGTGTGCGCATTAATTTGGACTCTGGCGACTCTGGCCACTACGCCAACCTCGATCTTCTCAACTGTCAGCAACGTGACCGGAGAGAAGCTGTGTTTGCTGCGCTTCCCGGGTGGACAGTACTGGTTGGCAGTTTATCACATACAGAAAATACTTGTGGGCTTTGTGTTGCCAATGTCCATCGTGTCCATCAGCTACATCATGCTGCTGCGCTTCATCCGCAATCGGAGCATGAAAACCAGCAACCCCAAACGCAGATCCCAGGTCACAAGATCCATCACCATCGTCGTGTTGTCCTTCTTCCTGTGCTGGATGCCCAACCACGCCATCACCCTGTGGAGTGTGCTGGTCAAGCTGAACGTTGCAAACTGGGACAGCGCCTACTACATAGTCCACACGTATGTGTTCCCACTGACCGTCTGTCTGGCGCACACCAACAGCTGCCTGAACCCCATCATTTACTGCCTCATGAGGAAGGAGTTCAGGAACAAACTCAGAGATCTCATACACAGAGGATAG